The genome window CAAGTCCTTCAAACTCATCTCtgatctccttttttttttttttttttcaaattttttccttttactttcaaacggaaaagcATGAAATTGCAAATTCTTCTACAATTTATCTGGCTAAGGGTTGATCTCCTTGTCTAGGGTCCAGGATAGTCGAATTATTGTTTGTAGATCATCAGGaacattttcttttattctatatttatttttaattttgttgattttatcattttatgTTGTCATTAGTTAGAATATCATTTCACATGGAGGTAGGTAAGGTAGTCCATTAAACTTGTTACTACTTTATTTACTCTTTTTGGGTTCTTTTCTAGGCCACTTGATCAGTAAATTTGTGCTTTAAGTTGCTATTTTGGTGATTTCTTGTTGATCTGGTCTTTTCTTCTGTCATACTTGGTAAAACATTTCTTTTCAGGACCACATTATCAGTATCTCAGAGCCGGAAGGGAATACAAAACAAAACAGGACGAGGAAGATTAAGAATAAGGTAGTCGCTAATCAGCTAATTAATCTAGTAGGATGTTGTTTAAACTTAAAATAGAACTTCTGCTAGTCTAACCATCAAATCCCAAAGCTGATATTCGTCTGTCTTTTCACTTCTGCAGGCATGATGTATGGCTTAACAGCTGGATGAGGATAGACTCACTGAGGAGGCAATATATGAACATTTTTCTGATGAAATGCAATACCATACACAGACTTTATATGGAGCGACCATGATGAGAAGGGTTTagcttaccttttttttttgttttgttttggtggttgatggcttgttttgtttcttttgattggctGTATTAATTACATCCAATTGATGTCACATTTCTATTAGGTGAATTGAAATATATAAACTTGGTACTGTATTTAAGGGGCTTTAATACTAGTTTACCTATAATCATCATTTTTCAAGTCTCGTACCCAACTCCTCATCCTTGTCTGGAttgccatttttttaaaaaaaatttttagatttgTCGTGAgtgtatttttaatttttttttagttcacGTACATTAAATCTTTATACTacaattttttacaaaaattttggaaaataacaatccaaacggGTTTGGCTTTTGAAAGGAAATTACTTCGAGTACAAATGCCTATCAAACTTGGTTCTCGAAAATAACACTCGAAACATATTTCCCAAGCCAAAAATTGGAATTACTCATCTTCTTGCttaatacccaaaaaaaaaaacttcttgtTTAGTTTGAATGTCAATCTTTAAAGTGCTTAAagaattttttcttctcttgccAAATGAGTAACGAGTAGCTAGAGTACGTAAAAAATCTAGGTTGTCAATCTCCAAAAGTTTAGGATGGATCAGGAAATTAAGGTGCTGTTTCTTGATCAACCATTCTCACTCTAAAAGTCATGGATGTCATGATAAATAAAAAACGAGGCAAAGAGAAAGTTATTTGATGAGCACCAAGGGAAAACCAGAAGCGCAATGTTGTAACCAGGGAGGAAAGAGTGATGCACATTTCCGTGTAAAAGTTTTGAGACAGAGAGCATTTAAGAGTGCACAAGAATCCCTCGACTCTAGTCAAgtgaaagccaaaaaaaaaaaaaaaaactagaccaCTGTACAACTTTATGGATCAACTGATCTTACAATTTCAACTAAACTTAGAACCTAGAGGTTCTCATAGGCTTCTAATAGACTCCATAgaacaacctttttttttttaagaaaaatttgtCAGATTTTATGCGTTCCTCTCATatatgaaatcaatgaatttgaGAATTTTATAGAGAAATTTGATAAAGAATTTAAGAACAATGGAGGGTTGTCTCTTCTCAAGTCTTTTACTCCTATTCTTAATGTTTTTTATTAAATCCTCCGTgcttttaattaaaattggacaAAAAGGTCCTTCAATTCTGACTGAATTTACGTCTAAAATGATTAGAAATTCTTAAATTAtgcatttttaattgtttaagAGTCAGTTGGAAATAAAAGTTGAATAACGATGATAATTTAAGGGCATCTCAAATTTTTtactcaatcttttttttttttttttgattcctTTACTCAATCCTACTACCAGCGATGCATCAACCTATCTAATGAACAGAGAAAATAAGAGGACTAAATTGATATTCAAGTGCTAGTTCCCAGTTTGTTCGTATATTTGGAGCTATCGACCAGCCAGCAACTACTCCTTGCATCATCTCTGCAATGCAAGTAATCAACACGTCTGCAGGCCTATCATTGTTCTGAAATAGCCCGGAGTTTCCTTCCAGCCACACATTGTAGAATTTAGCTCCCAATGCCAACATCCTGAAAGATTGCATGAATTCAGGTCCTCAGGTTCGACTCCCGAGCACTTCCGTATTGTGATGCTTGGGGCGGGCTCTCACAGCCTGAGAGGAGTGGTTTGGCCGATTCAGGTGATTCTGGCCAGGTTAGAATACCTTCCAAtcgacaaaaagaaaaaagaaaaaagattccCACTAAATACTCGGTCAATCAATGTTAACTCCCCATTCCAACTTCCAACCAAACCCCCCTCTAAGTAGAAAAAGTAATACCATTCTAAAGTTTcctacttcttctttttttgtttttttcccttttgctgGCAAGTTCATCCACCCACTAGCATTTCGTCTTTATTCCCCAACCCCTACTTTTCTTGCTGCCTCGTGAATTATGATCACGACTGACAATTCATGTAAGCTGAACTAGGAAAACTCACATTTATGATATCTTAAATGACTTCATGTCGCTTACAATTATTCAAATCCTAtaacttgtttttctttaaagtTTGGAATATATTTAGCAGCTTCCATCGTCGGATTCATATATATACTCCTAGTTGCCCATTAGACAAGAAGCAGTACAGCCATGGCATTTCACAGAGGTGATCAAGTTGAGATCATGAGCAAAGAAGAGGGGTTTCAAGGCTCGTACTTTCATGCAACAGTAGTCACAAAACTTGAGATGGATGAATACATAGTCCAGTTCAAGACTCTCTTAGAAGATGATAAGCCTGCGCCTTTGAGACAGGTGCACACGTTGGATGAAATAAGACCAATCCCACCTGAAATTCCTAGGAAGAAATTTTACGTGAAGCAGAAGGTGGATGCATACGAAGGTGATGGATGGTGGGTAGGAATTATTACTGGTATAGAGGAGGCTGAATCTGAAGAGGAGTTTAAGTATACCGTTCGCTTCCAAACTACAGGAGAACAGCGTTCTTtcaagttggaaaatttgaggGTTCATCAGGAGTGGGTGAACGGTAACTGGATTTTCTCCAagagaggaaggaagaaaaaggtATGGAATTTCATTCGATCTGTTTTCTTCGATGATGtattttattctcatttgtttGTAATGCGACTGTCGCAGGGAACAGCCTAATGATgagaagattttggaaaaatgaagaaccatGGAATTAAGCTTTGAGTTTGAAGAGAGAATTTATTAACTTTGTAATAAGTACATACAATTTGAAGCTACCGGAGAAGAGGGTGCTTGTAAGATTGTAATTGGTTCACTCACTTTCTGGTTTATTAGCAGACAAAATCCAGTGGTCATTCTAACTTTCGAGCAAGGTGAATGGTTTGCACGGTGTCCTCGGATAGGATTTCTCTTGACATCTTTTTGTATTTTCTTCAACATTGTCGTGTTTTAATTGACCTTAAATCTTGCTGGTGTGTTTTTCTTGAGGAATTGGCTTCGTTTTCTTGGTTATAATCCAGTACTAAGCTCATACCATTCTTTTTCAAGATTTATAATGTTTTATCGTGTAGATTAATGGCGCA of Coffea arabica cultivar ET-39 chromosome 5c, Coffea Arabica ET-39 HiFi, whole genome shotgun sequence contains these proteins:
- the LOC113688890 gene encoding protein AGENET DOMAIN (AGD)-CONTAINING P1-like translates to MAFHRGDQVEIMSKEEGFQGSYFHATVVTKLEMDEYIVQFKTLLEDDKPAPLRQVHTLDEIRPIPPEIPRKKFYVKQKVDAYEGDGWWVGIITGIEEAESEEEFKYTVRFQTTGEQRSFKLENLRVHQEWVNGNWIFSKRGRKKKGTA